CAGGGCTTCCGCGAAGGCCATGCCGATGAACAGCGTGGCGGTCTGCGAGGCAGCGGCCGACGGGTTGCGCAGCGCACCCGCCAGATAGTTGCCGGCGACATTGCCCACCCCCATGGCGGCGCCCGCCATGCCGACGCAAGCCAGACCGGCGCCGAGATACTGTCCCAGTTGACCCAGATTTTCCATGTTCATGCTCCTTGAGGCTTTGGAAAGGGTTTTCGTTTTCAGACCTTGGCTGCCCGGCTCAGTGCGCCGGATGCAGCGCGTCCTTCAGATAGACGCAGGTCAGGATGGTGAAGACATAGGCCTGGATCAGGCACACCAGCACCTCCAGCCCATACATGGCGGTGATGGCGACGACCGAGACCGGGGCGATCGCGGCAACGGCGGCGAAGGCGGCAAAGACCTTGATCACCGCGTGCCCCGCCATGATGTTGCCGGCAAGTCGGATCGAATGGCTGACCGGGCGCACGAAATACGAGATCAGCTCGATCACCGCCAGCACCGGGCGCAGCGCCAGCGGCGCCGAGCTGACCCAGAACAGGCCCAGGAAATGCGCGCCGTTCTTGACGAAGCCCAGCACGGTCACGCCGGCAAAGACCAGCACGGCCAGCACCGCCGTCACGGCGATATGCGAGGTCGGCGAAAAGCTTTTCGGCAGCAGGCCCAGGAAGTTCGCGAACAGGATGAAGCAGAACAGCGTCATCACATAGGGAAAGTATTTCAGCCCGTCCTTGCCGGTCACGTCCTCGACCATCTTGTGGACCATGCCGTAAAGCAGTTCGGCGATGGACTGGACGCGGTTCGGCACGATGGCCCGGCCGCGGGTGCCAAAGACCAGAAGCGCGGTGATGGCCAGCGCCGCCAGCGCCATCCACAGCGTCGCATTGGTCGGCGTGTACCAGTTCACCGGCCCTTCGCCAAACAGCGGTTTGACGACGAACTGGTCCATCGGATGGAAAACCAGACCACCTGCTTCTTCTTCTGCCATCGTCATTCACCCTTGTCGTCGCCGGGACGCCCCGGTGTCTTGCCTATCTCGTTCGCGGTCCGCATCATGGTCCTGATGCCGGCCGCCAGTCCCAGCAGCACGAAGACCACCATAAAGACCGGTCGCAGGCCGGTCAGATAGTCCAGCCCGTATCCGATCCCGAAGCCCAGGGCCAATCCCGCCACCAGCTCGGTCACCATGCGCCAGGCCATGTTGGCCTGGCTGAAATGCTCTTCCCCGCGCGAGGGGGACTTGCCCGCCGCCTTCTTGCCCAGCCGGGCCTCCAGCGCGCGCAGCCGCTCCGCGTCTCGGGATCGCGCGGCATCATGGTCGTCCTCGGCCACGGCTCACACCCCCGTTATCGGTTGGCGCGGTGATAGGGACTCGCGCCCCCCGAGTCAAGCAAGGCACCGGAAATCGCAACCAATTGAAAAACAACGGTTCTGCAAAAGACGCCGATGGCGGAAACCCGGCCTTGCGATCCGGTGGGCATCCGCTCCATATTCAACCGGCAAGTTAAGCAAAGCCGATGCCCGCACAGCAGCCCAGCCTCGACGCCATTTTCTCCGCCCTCGCCGATCCGACGCGGCGGGCGATCCTTGCCATGCTGCTCGAGGACGACATGGCGGTGACGGATGTGGCGGCGCCCTTCGAGATGAGCCTGGCCGCGATCTCCAAGCATCTCGCGGTGCTGGCGGCGGCCGGGCTGATCCGGCAGGAACGGCGCGGCCGCATCATCTGGTGCAAGCTGGAACCCGACGGGCTGCGCAACGCCTCGGTCTGGATGCAGGGTTTCGGCCAGTTCGAGCCGGTGGACCTGGACGATTTCGAACGCTTCCTGCGCGAAGCCCTGCCGTTGACGGACGGAGATGCCCCCCCCTGACGCCCGCGCCGCGCAGCCCTGGAACGCAAAAAGGGCCGGGCAGATGCCCGGCCCTTGCGCCTCTCATTTCACGGTGATGCGGCCGTCCAGCTTCGGCACGAAGCCAGGCCCCTGCCGCGCCAGGTATTCGGCCAGCACATCCGCCAGGTCCGGGCCGAAATCATAGGCGTTCATCGCATTCTCGGCAAAGACCCGATAGCCGTCGCCGCCCGCGCGCATGTAGTTCTGCGACACCACGCCATAGACGGCCTCGCGGTCGATGGGCACCCAGTCCGAGCCGTCGCGCACCAGCACCTCGCTGATCCGGCTGCCGGCCGGGGCTTCGGGGTCCAGCGTGTATTTCAGCCCCGCGACCTGGGCGAAGCGCCCGGCGCCCTCCTCGATCTGGCTGGCGCCGTTTTCCAGCGCCGCGATGACGTCCGCGCCCTTCAGCTGGAAGGTGGAAAGCGTGTTCTGGAACGGCAGCACCGACAGCACGTCGCCCATCGTCACCACCCCCGCCGGGATCGAGGCGCGCAGGCCGCCGCCGTTCTGGATCGCGATGGTGATGCCCTGGTCCTTGACGCGCGCCAGCATGGCATCGGCCACCAGGCTGCCCATCTCGCATTCCCGCGCCCGGCACGATTCCCGGCTGCCGTCGATCGGCGCCGCGATCTCGGCCACGCGCTTCTGCT
This Paracoccus pantotrophus DNA region includes the following protein-coding sequences:
- a CDS encoding ArsR/SmtB family transcription factor; translated protein: MPAQQPSLDAIFSALADPTRRAILAMLLEDDMAVTDVAAPFEMSLAAISKHLAVLAAAGLIRQERRGRIIWCKLEPDGLRNASVWMQGFGQFEPVDLDDFERFLREALPLTDGDAPP
- a CDS encoding F0F1 ATP synthase subunit A; this translates as MAEEEAGGLVFHPMDQFVVKPLFGEGPVNWYTPTNATLWMALAALAITALLVFGTRGRAIVPNRVQSIAELLYGMVHKMVEDVTGKDGLKYFPYVMTLFCFILFANFLGLLPKSFSPTSHIAVTAVLAVLVFAGVTVLGFVKNGAHFLGLFWVSSAPLALRPVLAVIELISYFVRPVSHSIRLAGNIMAGHAVIKVFAAFAAVAAIAPVSVVAITAMYGLEVLVCLIQAYVFTILTCVYLKDALHPAH
- a CDS encoding AtpZ/AtpI family protein, which gives rise to MAEDDHDAARSRDAERLRALEARLGKKAAGKSPSRGEEHFSQANMAWRMVTELVAGLALGFGIGYGLDYLTGLRPVFMVVFVLLGLAAGIRTMMRTANEIGKTPGRPGDDKGE
- a CDS encoding F0F1 ATP synthase subunit C: MENLGQLGQYLGAGLACVGMAGAAMGVGNVAGNYLAGALRNPSAAASQTATLFIGMAFAEALGIFSFLVALLLLFAV